From the Vicinamibacterales bacterium genome, one window contains:
- a CDS encoding heparan-alpha-glucosaminide N-acetyltransferase domain-containing protein, which yields MSDQRPGSKRLAYIDWMRGLAIVIMIEAHVTDAWTLPADRQSLAFGCAAILAGCAAPMFLFLAGVSVALAASAGQRKLGDPARAAGRVRRRGWEVFGLAYLFRFQAYILNPKAMMAGLLKVDILNIMGPSIVATAALWQVARRNSRRMLVFGGAALAVTLVTPLIRTAGWVNWLPDMMQWYLRPTPGRNNFTLFPWAGFVFAGGMVGVLLDYPRESVSERRFHLVAGLTSLLFAVACYAGSYLPSIYADSQFWTSSPMFFLLRVGLMTATLSAVYFWEQRPKLLADRFGWKTSPMALFGRSSLFVYWVHVELVYGVFTQRFHRKLAFSDTVLAFAVFTLFMYGVTLLKNQGVSRWKAWRAAVASARGSMVEKA from the coding sequence ATGAGTGACCAACGACCGGGTTCGAAACGCCTCGCCTACATCGACTGGATGCGCGGCCTGGCGATCGTGATCATGATCGAGGCGCACGTGACCGACGCGTGGACCCTGCCCGCCGATCGCCAGAGCCTGGCGTTCGGCTGCGCGGCGATCCTGGCGGGCTGTGCCGCGCCCATGTTCCTCTTCCTCGCCGGCGTGTCCGTGGCGCTGGCGGCGAGTGCGGGGCAGCGGAAGCTCGGGGATCCGGCGCGGGCCGCGGGCCGCGTGCGCCGGCGCGGCTGGGAGGTCTTCGGGCTGGCATATCTCTTCCGCTTCCAGGCCTACATCCTCAATCCGAAGGCGATGATGGCCGGCCTGCTGAAGGTGGACATCCTCAACATCATGGGGCCGTCGATCGTCGCGACGGCGGCGTTGTGGCAGGTGGCACGCCGCAACAGCCGGCGCATGCTGGTGTTCGGCGGGGCCGCGCTCGCCGTCACGCTCGTCACGCCGCTCATCCGCACGGCGGGGTGGGTGAACTGGCTCCCCGACATGATGCAGTGGTATCTCCGACCGACGCCCGGCCGGAACAACTTCACGCTCTTTCCGTGGGCGGGCTTCGTGTTTGCCGGCGGCATGGTTGGCGTTCTGCTCGACTACCCGCGTGAGTCGGTGTCGGAGCGGCGCTTCCACCTGGTCGCGGGCCTCACGAGCCTGCTCTTCGCGGTGGCGTGCTACGCCGGGTCGTATCTTCCGTCGATCTACGCCGATTCGCAGTTCTGGACCAGTTCGCCGATGTTCTTCCTGCTGCGTGTCGGCCTGATGACGGCCACGCTGTCCGCCGTGTACTTCTGGGAACAGCGTCCGAAGTTGCTGGCCGATCGTTTCGGGTGGAAGACGAGCCCGATGGCGCTGTTCGGCCGCTCGTCCCTCTTCGTCTACTGGGTGCACGTCGAACTCGTCTATGGCGTCTTCACCCAGCGTTTCCACCGCAAGCTCGCGTTCTCCGACACGGTCCTGGCGTTCGCGGTGTTCACCCTGTTTATGTACGGCGTCACACTGCTGAAGAACCAGGGCGTGTCGCGCTGGAAGGCCTGGCGCGCCGCGGTGGCGAGCGCCCGGGGATCGATGGTGGAGAAGGCGTAG
- a CDS encoding OsmC family protein: MAETRPPLTATLEWDGELQFTGFVGKHEVSIDGNADASPTPVHLLALSLAGCMAIDLVHILERGRHPATSLTAAFTGERAPDDPKRFTKIRLEFTLTGSMQPEHVERAIQLSRDKYCSVWNTFRQDIDLDVAFTIAS, from the coding sequence ATGGCCGAGACACGTCCGCCGCTGACCGCCACGCTCGAATGGGATGGAGAGCTGCAATTCACCGGCTTTGTCGGAAAGCACGAAGTCAGCATCGACGGCAACGCCGACGCGTCGCCGACGCCCGTGCACCTGCTGGCGCTTTCGCTGGCCGGCTGCATGGCCATCGATCTCGTGCACATCCTCGAGCGGGGCCGGCACCCGGCCACGTCGCTGACGGCGGCCTTCACCGGCGAGCGCGCCCCCGACGACCCGAAGCGTTTCACGAAGATCCGGCTGGAGTTCACGCTCACCGGATCGATGCAACCCGAACACGTCGAGCGCGCCATCCAGCTGTCGCGCGACAAGTACTGCTCGGTGTGGAACACGTTCCGCCAGGACATCGACCTCGATGTGGCGTTCACGATCGCGTCCTGA
- a CDS encoding VWA domain-containing protein, with amino-acid sequence MGFRQSLTLLGALALVVAPLLAGGQQGPTFKSGTKVVSLFATVTDADRRLVPGLAKEDFEILDNDKPQPLAVFSSEVLPITVVVMLDTSGSMTGSIGMLKQGAEQFFLRLLPGDRARLGDFNDKIQMLSDLTGDRDGLISSLRDVDFGYPTRLYDAIAAGLDELKGVEGRRVVLVFTDGDDTSSKIRFGTVLERAQTEEVMIYAIGLQSDYFNGVQHVRTRPDRSLKKLAEDTGGGFFELEKTDQLTSTFTRVSEELHSQYALGFSAEVRDGKTHKLDVRVKRPGMKARARKSYVAS; translated from the coding sequence ATGGGCTTCCGACAGTCTCTGACGCTTCTGGGCGCGCTCGCCCTGGTGGTGGCGCCCCTGCTCGCCGGCGGTCAACAGGGGCCGACCTTCAAGAGCGGCACGAAGGTCGTGTCACTCTTCGCCACGGTGACCGACGCCGACCGGCGGCTCGTCCCCGGGCTCGCCAAAGAGGACTTCGAGATCCTCGACAACGACAAGCCGCAACCGCTGGCGGTCTTCAGCAGCGAAGTGCTGCCGATCACGGTCGTCGTCATGCTCGACACGAGCGGGAGCATGACGGGCAGCATCGGGATGCTCAAGCAGGGCGCCGAGCAGTTCTTCCTCCGGCTGTTGCCAGGCGACCGCGCGCGGCTCGGCGACTTCAACGACAAGATCCAGATGCTGTCGGACCTCACGGGCGACCGTGACGGGCTGATCTCCTCGCTGCGCGACGTGGACTTCGGCTACCCGACGCGGCTCTACGACGCCATCGCCGCAGGCCTCGATGAACTGAAGGGAGTGGAAGGGCGTCGTGTCGTGCTCGTCTTCACGGACGGCGACGACACGTCGAGCAAGATCAGGTTCGGTACGGTGCTGGAGCGGGCGCAGACCGAAGAGGTGATGATCTACGCGATTGGCCTGCAGAGCGACTACTTCAACGGCGTCCAACACGTCCGCACGCGTCCCGATCGCAGCCTCAAGAAGCTGGCCGAGGATACGGGCGGAGGGTTCTTCGAACTCGAGAAGACGGACCAGCTGACCTCGACCTTCACAAGGGTGTCAGAGGAGTTGCACAGCCAATATGCACTGGGGTTCTCAGCCGAGGTGCGCGACGGCAAGACGCACAAGCTGGATGTGCGCGTGAAGAGGCCGGGCATGAAGGCGCGAGCCCGGAAGAGCTACGTAGCTTCGTAG
- the ggt gene encoding gamma-glutamyltransferase, translating to MTLRHPIAPGDRPAGNPRGTRSAVMARHGMIATSQPLAAAAGLVVLRDGGNAVDAAVTAAAVLSVVEPTMTGVGGDLFALVFDARTGRLRGLNASGRAGRAASCAALRDRGYQAVPLRGPLSVTVPGAVDGWAELLAAHGRVSLARALAPAITYAREGFPVSEIVAGQWQAVEAVLAQDDVTAGVFLPGGRAPRAGEIFTNPGLARTLEDIADGGRDAFYRGPIAATVVRHLQERGGLLDALDFAGHRATWVDPIHTTFRGCEIFELPPNTQGLVALEMLNILEGEGLATLGHNSAALLHVIIEAKRLAFADRDAWLADPDHLPPGLVERLISKEYAAERRRLIDPRRRADVFEPGIGRPRREGPRGLPPSAAGDTVYLTAVDGDGNAVSLIQSLFESFGSALVAPGTGIALQNRGSLFVLEDDHPNAIGPAKRPLHTIIPAMAFRAGRPFLSFGVMGGDLQPQGHVQVLINLLEFGMSVQEAGEAARIRHSAAGVAVESGISAEARAGLADRGHVLVDTPGVFGGFQGIQVDADHGILIAGSDPRKDGLAIGY from the coding sequence ATGACTCTTCGTCATCCGATCGCTCCAGGTGACCGCCCCGCCGGCAATCCGCGCGGCACGCGCTCCGCCGTCATGGCGCGGCACGGAATGATCGCGACGAGCCAGCCGCTGGCCGCCGCCGCGGGGCTGGTGGTGCTTCGCGACGGCGGCAACGCCGTCGATGCCGCGGTCACCGCCGCAGCCGTCCTCTCGGTCGTCGAACCGACGATGACGGGCGTGGGCGGCGACTTGTTCGCGCTCGTGTTCGACGCCCGCACCGGCCGCCTGCGCGGCCTGAACGCAAGCGGTCGCGCGGGCCGAGCGGCGAGTTGCGCCGCACTGCGCGATCGCGGGTACCAGGCCGTTCCGCTCCGAGGTCCGCTGTCGGTGACGGTGCCTGGCGCGGTCGACGGGTGGGCCGAACTGCTCGCAGCCCACGGCCGCGTCTCGCTTGCGCGCGCCCTCGCTCCGGCCATCACGTATGCCCGCGAGGGATTCCCGGTCTCGGAGATCGTGGCCGGTCAGTGGCAGGCGGTCGAGGCCGTGCTCGCGCAAGACGATGTAACGGCCGGAGTCTTCCTGCCGGGCGGCCGCGCGCCGCGCGCCGGCGAGATCTTCACCAACCCGGGGCTCGCCCGCACGCTCGAGGACATTGCAGACGGCGGCCGCGACGCGTTCTACCGCGGACCGATTGCGGCCACCGTCGTCCGGCACCTGCAGGAACGCGGCGGCCTGCTGGACGCACTGGATTTCGCGGGGCATCGGGCGACGTGGGTCGACCCGATCCATACGACGTTCCGCGGCTGCGAGATCTTCGAGTTGCCGCCCAACACGCAGGGACTCGTCGCGCTCGAGATGCTGAACATCCTCGAGGGCGAGGGGCTTGCCACGCTGGGCCACAACAGTGCCGCGCTGCTCCACGTGATCATCGAGGCCAAGCGTCTCGCGTTCGCCGATCGCGACGCGTGGCTGGCCGACCCCGACCACCTGCCGCCTGGCCTCGTCGAGAGACTGATCTCCAAGGAGTACGCGGCCGAGAGACGCCGGCTGATCGATCCGCGTCGCCGCGCGGACGTCTTCGAACCGGGAATCGGCCGCCCGCGCCGCGAAGGGCCGCGAGGGCTCCCGCCATCAGCGGCGGGCGACACGGTGTACCTCACCGCGGTGGACGGCGACGGCAACGCGGTGTCGCTGATCCAGTCGCTCTTCGAGAGCTTCGGATCGGCGCTCGTCGCGCCCGGGACGGGTATCGCGCTGCAAAACCGCGGCAGCCTCTTCGTCCTCGAGGACGATCATCCGAACGCGATCGGTCCCGCCAAACGACCGTTGCACACGATCATTCCCGCGATGGCCTTTCGTGCGGGCCGACCGTTCCTGTCGTTCGGTGTGATGGGTGGAGACCTCCAGCCGCAGGGGCACGTGCAGGTGCTCATCAATCTGCTCGAGTTCGGCATGTCCGTCCAGGAAGCGGGCGAGGCGGCGAGGATCCGCCATTCGGCGGCGGGCGTAGCCGTGGAGTCCGGCATCTCCGCGGAAGCTCGCGCCGGCCTGGCCGATCGGGGTCACGTCCTGGTGGATACACCCGGTGTGTTCGGCGGCTTCCAGGGGATTCAAGTCGACGCCGACCATGGCATCCTGATCGCAGGCTCCGACCCGCGCAAGGATGGCCTGGCAATCGGCTACTGA
- a CDS encoding ornithine cyclodeaminase family protein, with protein sequence MSFRFLTEDDVRRVLPASAFPALVDLMATTLVDFSAGRLTQPVRTALPVGPPGQYLGVMPALLPASGSLGAKLVSVVPDNAARNLSTHIGLVVLFEVETGAIRAVMDARYITEVRTAAVSAVSVRHMAQADASRLAIIGTGVQARSHLEVFRACRRLSEVRVWGPDRNQLEAFAREMSPRVGVAVSASRSAEQAVTGADLIVLATSSDRPVIRSAWVHAGAHVVSVGACRPDQREIDPALIARARLVVDSKAAALVESGDIVMGIAEGRFDAGHIVGELGEVAAGLIAGRAATGEVTLFKSLGLAVEDVAAASLACRQAEAQNLGTSLAL encoded by the coding sequence ATGTCGTTCCGTTTCCTGACAGAGGATGATGTCCGCCGGGTGTTGCCGGCCTCGGCGTTTCCGGCGCTCGTCGATCTGATGGCCACGACGCTCGTCGACTTCTCGGCTGGCCGCCTGACGCAACCGGTCCGCACCGCGCTGCCCGTCGGCCCGCCCGGACAGTATCTCGGCGTGATGCCTGCGCTGCTGCCGGCATCCGGCAGCCTCGGCGCCAAGCTCGTCAGCGTCGTGCCCGACAACGCCGCGCGCAACCTGTCCACTCACATCGGCCTCGTCGTGCTGTTCGAGGTCGAGACCGGCGCCATCCGGGCGGTCATGGATGCCCGCTACATCACCGAGGTCCGGACCGCGGCGGTGTCCGCCGTCTCGGTCCGCCACATGGCGCAGGCCGACGCCAGCCGACTGGCCATCATCGGCACCGGCGTGCAGGCGCGCAGCCATCTCGAGGTGTTTCGTGCGTGCCGCCGATTGAGCGAGGTTCGCGTGTGGGGTCCGGATCGGAACCAGCTCGAAGCGTTCGCGCGAGAGATGTCGCCCCGCGTGGGCGTCGCCGTGTCGGCCTCGCGTTCCGCAGAGCAGGCCGTGACCGGCGCGGATCTGATCGTGCTGGCGACATCCTCCGATCGGCCGGTCATTCGAAGCGCGTGGGTGCACGCCGGTGCGCATGTCGTATCAGTGGGCGCCTGCCGCCCGGATCAACGCGAGATCGATCCCGCACTCATCGCCCGCGCCAGGCTCGTCGTCGACTCGAAGGCTGCGGCGCTCGTGGAGTCCGGCGACATCGTGATGGGAATTGCCGAAGGCCGATTCGACGCCGGACATATCGTCGGCGAACTGGGAGAAGTCGCGGCCGGCCTGATAGCTGGGCGCGCGGCGACCGGAGAGGTCACCCTGTTCAAGTCCCTGGGGCTGGCCGTCGAAGATGTTGCCGCCGCGTCGCTGGCCTGTCGGCAGGCCGAGGCGCAGAACCTCGGAACCTCCCTGGCACTGTAG
- a CDS encoding mechanosensitive ion channel family protein: MPSAVWSHPLVLGIAALAVTFAFRAFTANRLVRSKLRVSLATFILYVAVAVVSAAGPVAPDLIVRIQSVANLLLALGLITLAVVLTVNPWRVDRTPEHFPNIVQDAIIIGIFLVVGTSVMQEKFLTTSAVGAVVIGFALQDTLGNTFAGLALQVEKPFRSGHWIKVGQFEGMVAAITWRATRLRTKNGDLVTVPNSIVSKEAITNYSEPAAPTRLQIEVGVSYSTPPNEVKAVILSALTDATLVLKLPEPELLVADFAASAIIYRIKFWIDDFAADDRARDQVRTCVYYAFRRHHIEIPFPIQVQYRARPAAVDATSLDERALSLAAVPIFAPLSPAERAELAAVSRERIYGQGQTVVRQDQPGESMFVIAGGQVRVTIGENGTEVATIPAGGFFGEMSLLTGEPRTATVSAVSDCLLLEIGAQDFRRIALAHPAVVESIGTAVAERRLGLERTRQQSASSVAVEEMPRTFLARVKEFLKLS, encoded by the coding sequence GTGCCGTCCGCGGTCTGGTCCCACCCGCTCGTTCTGGGGATCGCGGCGCTGGCGGTGACGTTCGCGTTTCGGGCGTTCACCGCCAACCGCCTCGTGCGCAGCAAGCTGCGCGTGTCGCTCGCCACGTTCATCCTCTACGTCGCCGTCGCCGTCGTCTCTGCCGCCGGGCCGGTGGCACCAGACCTCATCGTTCGCATCCAGTCGGTTGCGAACCTGCTGCTGGCCCTCGGCCTGATCACGCTCGCCGTCGTCCTCACCGTGAACCCGTGGCGCGTGGACCGCACGCCCGAGCACTTCCCCAACATCGTCCAGGACGCCATCATCATCGGGATCTTCCTCGTCGTCGGCACGAGCGTGATGCAGGAGAAGTTCCTGACGACGTCGGCCGTTGGCGCGGTGGTGATTGGCTTCGCCTTGCAGGACACCCTGGGCAACACTTTTGCGGGCCTTGCCCTTCAGGTGGAGAAGCCGTTCCGGTCGGGGCACTGGATCAAGGTTGGGCAGTTCGAAGGCATGGTCGCCGCCATCACGTGGCGGGCGACGCGGCTGAGAACGAAGAACGGCGACCTGGTGACCGTGCCCAACAGCATCGTCTCGAAGGAGGCCATCACCAACTACTCCGAACCCGCCGCGCCGACCCGCCTGCAGATTGAAGTCGGCGTGAGCTACTCGACCCCGCCGAACGAGGTGAAGGCGGTCATTCTGTCGGCACTGACGGATGCGACGCTCGTGCTGAAGCTGCCCGAGCCCGAGCTGCTCGTCGCCGACTTTGCGGCGTCCGCCATCATCTACCGCATCAAGTTCTGGATAGACGATTTCGCCGCCGACGACCGGGCGCGCGACCAGGTGCGAACGTGCGTGTATTACGCCTTCCGGCGGCACCACATCGAGATCCCGTTCCCGATCCAGGTGCAGTACCGTGCCAGACCCGCGGCGGTGGACGCCACGTCGCTCGACGAGCGTGCGCTCAGCCTGGCCGCCGTGCCGATCTTCGCTCCTCTTTCGCCTGCCGAGCGAGCTGAGCTGGCGGCGGTGTCGCGCGAGCGGATCTACGGCCAGGGCCAGACCGTCGTCCGGCAGGACCAGCCGGGCGAGTCGATGTTCGTGATTGCCGGCGGCCAGGTGCGCGTGACGATCGGTGAGAACGGGACCGAGGTCGCCACGATCCCGGCCGGTGGTTTCTTCGGCGAGATGTCATTGCTGACGGGCGAACCGCGGACCGCGACCGTCTCGGCCGTGTCGGATTGCCTGCTGCTCGAGATTGGCGCGCAGGATTTCCGCCGGATAGCCCTGGCGCACCCGGCTGTGGTGGAGAGCATCGGCACAGCCGTCGCGGAGCGGCGGCTCGGCCTCGAACGGACGCGTCAGCAGAGCGCGTCCAGCGTTGCCGTCGAGGAGATGCCTCGCACCTTCCTCGCGAGGGTGAAGGAGTTTCTGAAACTGTCCTAG
- a CDS encoding M48 family metalloprotease, producing the protein MKRLLPVIVGLAMGMVPPATAGPARPAGSDAAVGSAAASPQFGDILKRAQQIRELTITEDDEIRLGDGVSQKVRARYGVVQDAAVHRYVTLVGAVLADASSRPGLPWKFIVLDTDGVNAFAAPGGYIHITRGALGLLNSEAELADVLAHEIIHVTAKHTVKAVQKSKAVQMGADETLADKKVFQQLVDHTSDLVMAGFGRAEELESDKEGIRLANRVGYSPSSLGAFLTRLTERNKSASEKQGLFASHPEMQERLDRLSKQIGSEKLASTATLEDRYRKFISYKTKGLTDITAVQAGSAGLAGGGKSADDKKKEEQPKKRGFGLGDLVKPTGSEKKSAEVTGSGASRGVDTERNARGGAVPTMVVVSLKPSDIAAFKKEGNLR; encoded by the coding sequence ATGAAACGCCTGCTTCCCGTGATCGTTGGACTGGCGATGGGCATGGTCCCGCCCGCGACGGCCGGCCCGGCGCGGCCTGCCGGATCGGACGCCGCCGTGGGTTCGGCCGCCGCTTCACCGCAATTCGGCGACATCCTGAAACGCGCCCAGCAGATTCGCGAACTGACGATTACGGAAGACGACGAGATCAGGCTGGGTGACGGCGTCAGCCAGAAGGTGCGGGCGCGCTACGGCGTCGTGCAGGATGCCGCGGTGCACCGCTACGTGACACTCGTGGGCGCGGTGCTCGCGGACGCGAGCAGCCGTCCCGGCCTGCCCTGGAAGTTCATCGTGCTCGACACGGACGGTGTCAACGCCTTCGCCGCGCCTGGCGGGTACATCCACATCACCCGCGGCGCGCTCGGCCTGCTCAACAGTGAGGCCGAACTGGCCGACGTGCTCGCGCACGAGATCATTCACGTCACCGCCAAGCACACCGTGAAGGCGGTCCAGAAGAGCAAGGCCGTTCAGATGGGAGCCGACGAGACGCTGGCCGATAAGAAGGTCTTCCAGCAACTCGTCGACCACACCTCCGACCTGGTGATGGCCGGCTTCGGCCGGGCTGAGGAACTCGAGTCCGACAAGGAAGGCATCCGCCTCGCCAACCGCGTCGGCTACTCGCCGTCGAGCCTTGGCGCCTTCCTCACGCGCCTGACCGAGCGGAACAAGAGTGCGAGCGAGAAGCAGGGGTTGTTCGCGTCGCATCCCGAGATGCAGGAGCGGCTGGATCGCCTCTCGAAGCAGATCGGCTCCGAGAAGCTGGCCTCGACGGCGACACTCGAGGATCGGTACCGCAAGTTCATCAGTTACAAGACGAAAGGCCTGACGGACATCACCGCGGTGCAGGCCGGATCCGCGGGCCTGGCCGGGGGCGGCAAGTCCGCCGACGACAAGAAGAAGGAAGAGCAGCCCAAGAAGAGGGGATTCGGCCTGGGCGACCTGGTGAAGCCGACCGGTTCGGAGAAGAAGTCCGCTGAGGTCACCGGGTCGGGCGCGTCGCGCGGCGTGGACACCGAGCGCAACGCCAGGGGCGGGGCCGTGCCGACGATGGTCGTGGTCAGCCTCAAGCCATCCGACATCGCAGCCTTCAAGAAGGAAGGGAACCTCCGGTAG
- a CDS encoding adenylate/guanylate cyclase domain-containing protein — MRKILIGSLLGLAAAVLAGLAGLVPFVETIERKTYDWRVQWAADASSARKDIVLVAIDESSIRNLEPLVGRWPWPRMVHAALLDYLARAPAKVVVYDIIFTERDRRAFKVGGDEWTGRESDQALVEATARAGNVVHVVDVAAEAGGAKPPSPPNLPPFHLDERFEARPMVVPPFEELATASRALGHNLVALDPDGPVRRAVPFVRGAGQFLPSLAVAASLIVTGTPPAAVTTDAAALHIGTRGVPLIDADLATYDGGRHPSRRMLIRYPGGVLDPRTKRPTYADYSFYDLFYSEQQIQAGQKPLVDPARFKDAVVLVGTTAPGLFDLIPVPFGEGKMPGMQIHASVIDDVLSARFMRPANSWHAAIALLLCALLAGTAMVRLGVWAGLAATLITGAAFAGIALTLFVHGVWLPVVTPTVGLVAAAFAGVGYQYLVEGREKRQVKRLFSRYVSKDVYDQLMADPASARLGGQRREMTVLFSDIRGFTTFSEQGRPEEIVQQLNEYFTRIVHVLFEHRGTLDKFVGDAVMALFGAPVDDEDHAEHAVQSALAMLDELATLNTGWAATGRPTLEIGIGVNTGDMVAGNIGSEKIMSYTVIGDAVNLGSRLESLNKQYGTSIIISDATRKRLKGRYDIRGLGDVVVKGKTQSVAIFEVRAKTGDAESR; from the coding sequence GTGCGCAAGATCCTCATCGGTTCGCTGCTCGGTCTGGCTGCCGCCGTTCTCGCCGGGCTGGCCGGCCTCGTTCCGTTCGTCGAGACGATCGAGCGCAAGACCTACGACTGGCGCGTTCAATGGGCCGCCGACGCCTCATCGGCCCGCAAGGACATCGTTCTCGTCGCGATCGACGAATCGAGCATCCGCAACCTCGAGCCGCTCGTCGGCCGCTGGCCGTGGCCGCGCATGGTGCACGCCGCGCTGCTCGACTACCTGGCGCGCGCGCCCGCCAAGGTCGTCGTCTACGACATCATCTTCACCGAGCGCGATCGCCGGGCGTTCAAGGTCGGTGGCGACGAGTGGACGGGCAGGGAATCGGACCAGGCGCTCGTCGAAGCCACGGCGCGTGCTGGAAACGTGGTTCACGTCGTCGATGTCGCGGCGGAAGCCGGTGGCGCCAAGCCGCCGTCGCCGCCCAACCTCCCGCCGTTCCATCTCGACGAGCGCTTCGAGGCGCGGCCGATGGTCGTGCCGCCATTCGAGGAACTCGCGACGGCGAGCCGCGCGCTCGGACACAATCTGGTGGCGCTCGATCCCGACGGCCCGGTGCGGCGCGCGGTGCCCTTCGTCCGCGGCGCCGGCCAGTTCCTGCCGTCGCTGGCCGTGGCCGCCTCGCTCATCGTGACCGGAACGCCCCCAGCAGCCGTGACGACAGACGCTGCGGCTCTCCACATCGGCACCCGGGGCGTGCCGCTCATCGACGCCGACCTGGCAACCTACGATGGAGGACGCCATCCGAGCCGGCGCATGTTGATCAGGTACCCGGGCGGCGTGCTCGACCCACGCACGAAACGGCCGACCTACGCGGACTATTCGTTCTACGATCTCTTCTACTCCGAGCAACAGATCCAGGCGGGACAGAAGCCGCTCGTCGATCCCGCACGCTTCAAGGACGCCGTCGTCCTGGTCGGTACGACCGCGCCAGGGCTGTTCGATCTCATCCCCGTGCCCTTCGGCGAGGGCAAGATGCCGGGGATGCAGATCCATGCGAGCGTGATCGACGACGTCCTGTCGGCGCGCTTCATGCGACCGGCGAATTCATGGCATGCGGCGATCGCGCTCCTGCTGTGCGCGCTCCTGGCGGGCACCGCGATGGTCCGCCTGGGCGTGTGGGCGGGCCTGGCAGCCACGCTCATCACCGGGGCCGCGTTCGCCGGCATTGCGCTGACGCTGTTCGTCCACGGCGTCTGGCTGCCGGTCGTGACGCCCACGGTCGGCCTCGTCGCGGCGGCCTTTGCCGGTGTCGGGTATCAGTACCTCGTCGAGGGGCGCGAGAAGCGCCAGGTGAAGCGGCTGTTCTCGCGCTACGTGTCGAAGGACGTCTACGACCAACTCATGGCCGATCCGGCCTCGGCGCGGCTCGGCGGCCAGCGGCGCGAGATGACCGTCCTGTTCTCCGACATCCGCGGCTTCACGACGTTCTCCGAGCAGGGCCGCCCGGAGGAGATCGTTCAGCAGCTGAACGAGTACTTCACACGGATCGTGCATGTCCTGTTCGAGCACCGCGGCACGCTGGACAAGTTCGTCGGCGACGCCGTGATGGCGCTGTTCGGCGCGCCTGTGGACGACGAAGACCATGCCGAGCACGCGGTTCAGTCGGCGCTGGCGATGCTGGACGAGTTGGCGACGCTCAACACCGGCTGGGCCGCGACGGGACGGCCGACGCTCGAGATTGGCATCGGCGTCAACACCGGGGACATGGTTGCCGGCAACATCGGGTCCGAGAAGATCATGAGTTACACGGTTATCGGGGACGCCGTGAATCTCGGGTCGCGCCTGGAGTCGCTCAACAAGCAATACGGCACGTCGATCATCATCAGTGACGCGACACGCAAGCGTCTGAAAGGGCGCTATGATATTCGCGGGCTCGGCGACGTGGTCGTCAAGGGCAAGACCCAGTCGGTGGCCATCTTTGAAGTCCGAGCGAAGACTGGAGACGCGGAGTCCCGTTGA